The Saccharomyces eubayanus strain FM1318 chromosome I, whole genome shotgun sequence sequence TTTCTGCTGCATTACCTAGTATACTGAGTTTCGAGTTGAAAGGTGAGCTCTTATTGGATGTGGGCGTCACAACAACACTCCCACCCATGCTCTCAGAATCCTCGTTCCCCGAAGCCTGCTGGCTTCCCATGGTAGGCCTGTTCTTGATAATATCTGAAAAGTCCTCTATTAGGGTCGGATCATTCAGCAGCGCATGCGATTGAGAAGAGTCCATGCCCAACTTCGACGTCATCAACGGAGGCACGTAACCACCGTCACGCGTAGCAGCTATAGACCTGATCTCCTTGACAGCACTTTCTGAAGCCCCATCAACATGCTGTTCCTTATTACTCATCCTCTTTCCACGCGGAGAATGTTGTCCAAAATACGTATATTTCCCGTCTTCCTCAACTTAAAAACGGCCTGCTCCTTATTGCAATCCACGAATATACCAGAATGAAACCTGTTCTGCTCGATACCAACGCAGAAAACACAACCGACGTACAACTGTCCAAGCTTCTGTACAGATGGGCTTGACGTGATCAGCTATTATCCAAAATTTCACGTCATCTGAAACTTTTCctaaaagtgaaaaaagaaggccCAAGGGTCACCCGAAGCAAGATCACGAGTCAGACTGACTCGTGCGAGAGATGAGGATGTAATAATACTAATCTCGAAGATGGCATCTGTGCAGATgtacatgtatatatatatatacacacgTAGAGGTAGAGGCATTGAGTGCTGTGTGTTTGACGGACTTCGATTTATAGCCTAGACCAACCGCATCATAAGCATTGCTTAGAGGGATATCATACAAAGAGAGAAACAAGAATGTCAATTACAAAGACTGATTTGGACGGAATACTGCCATTGGTGGCCAGAGGTAAAGTTAGAGACATATACGAGGTGGACGCTGGTACGTTGCTGTTTGTCGCTACGGACCGTATTTCTGCATACGATGTTATCATGGAAAACAGCATTCCAGAAAAGGGGATTTTGCTGACCAAGTTATCGGAGTTCTGGTTTAAGCTGCTCTCCAACGACGTACGCAACCATTTGGTGGATATCGCTCCAGGAAAGACCATTTTCGACTACTTGCCTAAACAATTGAGTGAGCCCAAGTACAAAACCCAACTGGAAGGCCGTTCTTTGTTGGTTCACAAACACAAGCTAATTCCATTGGAAGTCATTGTCAGAGGCTACATCACCGGATCTGCTTGGAAGGAATACGTAAAAACCGGCACCGTGCACAGCTTGAAGCAGCCTCAGGGGCTCAAGGAATCTCAAGAGTTCCCAGAACCAATTTTCACTCCTTCGACCAAAGCTGAACAAGGTGAGCATGACGAAAACATTTCTCCCGCCCAAGCTGCTGAACTGGTGGGTGAAGATCTGTCTCACAGGGTGGCAGAGCTGGCCGTAAGACTATATTCCAAGTGCAAAGAGTACGCAAAGGAAAAGGGCATTATCATTGCTGACaccaaatttgaattcgGTATTGACGAAGAGACCAACGAAATCATCCTAGTGGACGAAGTGTTAACCCCAGACTCTTCCAGATTCTGGAACGGTGCCTCCTACAAGCTAGGCGAATCCCAAGATTCTTACGACAAACAATTTTTAAGAGACTGGCTTACTGCCAATAAGTTGAACGGTGTTAACGGTGTGGAAATGCCTCAAGACATCGTCGACAGAACCAGGGCCAAGTACATAGAAGCTTACGAGGCATTGACGGGCTCCAAATGGGCTCATTAAGCGGGTTTCTATTTGTTACAGGTCATCAGTGTATCTCGCactaaatatatacatacatatacatatgtatatacaaTTATGTTTCTCGAAAGATCTCGAAAACGGATTGAATCTCAACGGTACCTCGTTTGCCAGTGGTATGCAGGTTTGGTGAATTTTTTACCGTAATATCCGTTAATAGATTCTGGGACTTtgccaatttttttacCGTTCACTACTTCTCTGGCTCTTTCCTCCACGGCGTGTGTAAACTGTTCCTTCAACTGGCTCAGTTCTCTTTCGTATTCCATGGCTTGCTTCTCTAAAATTTTCTCTATGTTTGTCAGTTCATTTTCGTAATCCaatagttttctttcaaatctctCAAGTTGTAAAGATTTCCTTGCGGTCCGTATTTGGATATCCTGCAGCAGCTCGAAAGTGGAAGGCCTGGTTCTCAGGTTCACTTCTATCATTGAATGGATTATAGCATTAAGCCCTTTAGAGTAATACTCGGGGATAGTCTCACATTTCCCATTTTTGATCTTAGTTTGTAACTCCAGGTAATTTTTGGCTTGGAATGGGGGATGTAACGAACACATCTCGAATATAACGCAACCCAATGACCAAATATCGGATAGCGGAGAGTACGGTTGGTCCATCAGCACTTCAGGTGACATATAGTACGGCGTGCCCACATATGTAGTTGCGAACTGGATACTGGTTTCGAGGGACTTGGCTAGCCCAAAGTCACCTAGTTTCACCACAACTTGGCTGTAGTCCATAGCACTCCCCTTTTTGCGTGAATTTACTCTACGGTCTCTGTAGTAGTTATTGTTCACTTCACCGTGGCCATCGACTTCCTCATTAAGACTGTTATCACTGTCATCATAACTGAGGAATATATTGCCCGGTTTCAAGTCACGATGGATGACGATGTTTTTCCCCTTTACTGGTGGTTTCATCCGATCATATATTGTGGTTAAGGTTGGCAATTCGATACCGTAATGACATTTATAGAGCGCGCTCAATAGCTGCGCCAAGATACCCCACACGATCTTCTCTGGTATGTATTTGTGTTCCTGTTTGTAATGTTTAATCATTTGAGACAGGTCACCTCTAGAACAGTACTCCATATACAGGTACAACACTTCTCTCTGTTCATCGAAGTCCCAATTATAGAACTCCACAATATTCTCGTGCTTTAGCTGTGACAAAATGCTACATTCCGCAATCAATTGCTGTCTCTCTTTGCTATTCATATGACCATATTTAATGTCCTTTCTAACCAAAAGCTTCTTGGTGGGTATGTGTATGACTTTTCGTACGGATCCAAATGAACCTCTCCCGATTTCTTCGAGAACTTGATAATCCGATCTAGGTGGATTCCcttgctgctgctgctgctgttgcgGGCTATGATATTCTTGGAGAAACTGTCGTCTATGCATGCTGCGGTACAGGATTGATCCAATCTTAGAATCGCACTCATAACAAAACTTCCTAGGTATAGTGAGCTTTTTCGTGATACAAAAAATTggtattcttttgaaaagttcaCTTTTATTTACCTTCCACCCCAATTAGGAAATGTGATGAAATGATAaccttaaaaaaaaaaaaaaaaaaaaaaaagagaaactATACCCTAGTCTGGGCCTATCGGAAGACACCATTACCACGGTTATTCCAGACTGCCAAGCTCCATCTGTTTTAGTGTTATTGGCGTACCTTCCGCCTATTAAATTTGATGCCCAAGGTGCCGTGAGTTTATACATTTGATCCCAAAAAAGCATGCACATGGCATGTCAGTACGTCAGTACCATAAGTGGCATTTATTGTGCGAAGATCTGTCAAGCATAGCCTTTTGGAACtcaaaaccaaagaaatgaGTCGTTTGTTTGTGGATGATTCACGatatataattttataAAGATGCTGGATTATAtttctctatatatacTCATGAGATGTTTGCGTTAGGTTTGGGATGTGATAGAAGGTGCGGAATATCCATCACTGTTTGGTCTAGAAGATCGCGGATTTGCGTGGTCGTCTTTTGTTGGCGAACTGCCAATTGCTGCCGTGACGCTGGGTACCTTTTGCAAGCTTCCcttttttgataatgaaCGAATGTCTTCACATAGTTGGCAGATCAGAACCGAGTCACCACCAACCTGGTTGGCGTTCCTTTTTGGATGGTTCTTGTCCCAGTTtctattcaaaaactcaGTTATTTGTACTAGTATTGAACGAAGCTTGAAAATAGTGGCTTTACTGTGATGAGTCGATTTCGTTTGCTTTATCGGATCTGGCAACCCCGTGTAATCATACATCTTCAACAACGATTTTGTAAATATCAATTTCACGAATTTTAATAAATCGATTTGAATAAGTAGACTGTTGAAATAAGTACCAAAAAACAGAACAATCTTGTCATAGAAATTCGGATGTAATATGATGTCAATTGCAAGAGTTTCAAAACCGGGGAGTGAACATATCTTGGTGAAAATGCTAATTAGTTTACTGAGATTAACATCACCGTCATTTAATTCATAAAATAGGGCAACAAATTGATCAATCGGCAGTTCAATGGCAGAATTATCTTTAACCTTGATGAGAAGACAATTTTGAGAGCCTTCTGTGATCGCCGTAGGGGTGTCTTCATTAGACGCATTGCGTAATGTGAAATGCAAACAATTCAATACGATCTCCAACCCGCTAATAGATGtgtagtttcttcttttaatgAAACCCATTGCCGTTGAAAACAAGGAGAGGTTCATTTGGTCCATGTCTAAACTAATATCAACGCATATGGCCGTAATTTGTTTCCAAATGAAGGATGAATTCTTGTTGCCATCGTCGGACGTGGTGATGGTGTCAATGTTCTgaatgaaaacgaaaaacGCATCGTTATCGAGCAGGTCGTTCAACAGCGTTTTGTTTAAATGTACTGTTAGGTAGCAAAGTTTGATAAAGTACTTCCAAACAGAAACGTCTTTGATTTGAAGCATgtcaacaaaaaatgaagttaGCCAGGTGAAAAAGCCCTCCGGTAAGTCGATAAGAAgtcttgattttgaagagatGGTCAAATGCGGGAAGTTAGAAACGCTCCTGTGTCGAGTTGGAGACGATGGGCGTGTTGCCATCAAAGAGTGAACGGGAGACCTCGAGGGAGACGGTACCGAGTTCAATGGTGTGTTTTTTGTGGGCGAAGAGGACAATGGTAACGAGGACGAAGAGGGGGCGGTGGACCTGTGGATTTTATCGTCGTTTGTGGTTATCATATAATTTATTGACTTGAAGACTATGTAAGTGGTTTGAGGGTTGgatagaattttttttttcagcctGTAGTTGATCAGAGAGGGCAGGATTTTTTCGAAAGACCACGGTGCGTACGATGATAGTTTTAGAATTATTGATTGTGCTCTTCTTTCGTGCATGTTATTAAGAAGGAGCGATAAGCTGAGGTGTTGAGAACACCAGCAACACCAAAAGGCAGTAGAAGTCAAGTCATAATACCTGTAAACGAGTTCCAAGACGCATTTAGGGGTTTTCAACGATGCAAAATTTACCGGATGCATTATTCCGCATTCAATTAGGGTCTGAGGGTGGTCGTTGACAAAATACTTGACTAGATGCTCAAACTTAATTATCGAGGGGATTCCGCCCATGGCGATGAATTTCAGTCGCAAGCGAGAGTGGTTATTTTCTGTGTCATATGCGAAGATGGAGCCAAATGTGGTTATTGAGTGTGCAGTGACAGTCGTACGGGATAAACACTCGATGACTGTATTTGCAATGTTTTCGAGGGAGCAAACACTGAAAAGCCCGTGCAAGTCCGTCAAAGGCTTGGACGGGCTCTTCAATTGGCCCAACAAATGGATCTCAGTCTGGGGGACTAActccatttcttgattATTTTCTGTCCAGGCAGCGGGGGCCGCCGCCGAACYGAATTTTGACGGAGATATGtctagtttttcttcttgaaagtCAGAATCCCAATGGTAGTTATCGTCAGAAAAGTCTTCTTTGAACTTGTTGAGCTTATCAACCTTTACATTTTCCGTGGAGGTAATCCACGCATGCTTGAGCAGTTGGTCAGCTGTGGGTCTCTTGTACATGTTCTTTATGAAGCACTTGGACAAAAAGTCCTTCAGCGATTCAGAGAATGCAGTGGGCGGGTAGTAGGTGTCATTCTCGACCGCGTAGTAGATGTTAGCGTCTGTGAGGTTATGGTATGGCGGGTTCTTGGTGAGCAGCTCGACGACGGTGGCTCCCAGGGACCATATATCGCTGAGCGTGGAGGCGCCTCTATTGCCCAGAATTTCCGGGGCCATCCAGTTGAGCGTACCCGCCAGGGTCAACGCACTGGAGTTCACGATGGTGGAGACACCAAAGTCTGCGAGCTTGACGGTGTTATCTGCGCTCAGCAGGATGTTGGCTGCCTTGATGTCTCTGTGGATGACACCTTCGCCGTGCAGATACTTGAGCCCCCAAAGGGTCTGTGTGACGTAGGTCTTGGACTCGTTTTCGCTCAGGCCAGTGGGACTTCTAGAGACGAGTCTTCTTAATGAGCCGTTAGCACAGTACTCGAGGAGAATATAGAGCTCGTAGCTTTTTCGTATGAAACCGTGGTACTTGACaatattgttattgttcaggtttttcaaaaggctGATTTCCGCYATTATATCGTTGAGCTCCTCGTCATTCTCGTACACGATCTCCTTGATGGCTACGACCTGATCCGTGTGTTTGTTGATGGCTTTGTAAACCACGCCGTACGAGCCCCTCCCAATGACCTGCTTGAGATGGTACTGCACAGACTTCTCAGACGCCCTCTGGATTGGCGTCAGGTTGACTCTATCAGTGTCGGCCATGCTGTTCATCGTCAAATCTCTACTAGGCAGATAGACAGTGCTCTATGGGTATACTATCCTCTGCATAGAGCTTCGAGAAGAGGTTGTACCTTTGTGAGTTAGCTCTTCCGCatacaaaaaacaaacaacaagaaaaaggcgGAAGAGCAATTACAGATGGAATAGACCAAAGTAAAACAACAAAGGTCAAAGAGCCCACATTACCTGCTACGGTCGTTTTCGTTACGGATCAATGGTTCTAGTATCGATTCACGCTCTTCTTTGGGAACGGAAATAAAGCATTCGACGAAATACCAATATGCCGCTAAACAGCACACTGCGTTCTTGCTTGTGCAACGTATGATCAGGCATCACATACAGATGTGCCGACGTAGTGATGCCACTCAGCTACACTGTGTCCAAAATGCACTACACGACTTCTTCCAATGCAATGCAAACGCTAAAACTATGGGGCGAAAGACACAGGTGCGGCCTCAATGAAGGGGTTCCCAACCAGCCACAAGCACGAGTAGTCATGATTACTCTCAGAATCCCGTTTTGCTATTAGCCCCTGGATATTTCAGTCGGTTGGTACACAGTTGAAGACAGGCCTACAAGGTAACGACGACCAGACTTACCCAATACGAGTGGAATGAACTATCAGGTGGCaagcaaacaagaaattagCGATGCCATTATGTAACTGTCACCTTGGCCCCAGGCTAATCTCTCACCAGCTGTTGGCACCAACTTACGATGTTTCGCAATGCAACCAGCCTgaggatcaatgaatacCATAGTAGCGTTGTCCCATCACGCTCAATACGTCCAACACAAAGCGATGCCCTAGTAGCCTTTGATAATGCACATAATTGGCTGATTTAGAGAGGAATGACTACTATGAACATGTTATATCGGGCTCTTCCAAGCAAACGCCTTTGCCGTGTTGTTACTGATGACTAAAAAAACTTGGGGGACGTGTCCTTCCACAGCGCTTGTGTTCCAACCTTCGGCGCGTAGGCTCAACGAGATTCCCAAAGATGCCTTAGTTCCAAAGCATCCTCACTATCTTCAAGGCAAGTCTCGCATTCGTATTTTTAGTACTTTGATTGCTCACAGTGGGCCAGTATTAGTGGAAAATGAGGCCACTTGGCTCTCAGGTTAAAGTCCAGAATTGAATGGATTGTGACCTCTGGGACCTTTGCAAGGTAATTTGTGTACTAGCAGGCGATATTCCATCTTCCGGGAGAATGTAGTTGCGGAGCACGTAGTCAATTAACCGCGAAATATAGCTGCACACTTGATGGTCGAAAATGGCATGGCCTTCTCGGAACTTGAGAGTTTCAATGTAAtgtatattctttttctgaatATTTGGATAGAACTTCGAAGAGCAGAtttaaaatcaagaaataGACACCTGCCTTTACCGTGCTGACAAGAGTTGAAAATTCACATACATAGTGCTAGATTGTCGCAAGACCGTCGCAATACTGTAGCAATTACATTTCCATCCGGGTTTACCCACCATTTAGTCTTTGTTCTTGGCAATTCAGCCAGCTCAATTATGCACAAATATATACTTCTTTAAAGACATATTTAGAATCTAAACGATTTTGCTCTCGACTACAGCTTCCCTTTCAAAGGCGTCACTACTCACTTCAAGAGGGCCATTATGCGACTGGAATTGTTCGTAGTAAAAAGTGGTTATATTCACACTAACAATTACACTAATCTGCCAGCCGAGTAGTTGGAACAATCGGTATAGATCAATGGTCTGGTTATctctaaagaaaaaattgattcTAAAAGCCGAATAGAGTGGGAAACAGGGCAGCACCATCATAATTAAgcaaaatttgaaagagaacCATTTAGGATGGTGCTTCCTAGCAGCACAGCGAGAACATATGGCTTTTGAACATCTTTTTGGCTCTTGCTTCTTTGATAATCCATTGAAATTACGTACTAAGATAAATGGGACCGCTGCCAAAGTTAAGCCATTTCGCGCCAATTCGAAGATGGCAACTTTTGGATGTTGCTcttttaaataaaacaataatggaGTAGCAAAatttatccaaaaaaaaacgaaacgAGTGATTTTCGATAGTTTCTCAAAAATTACGAAAAATCTAGACTCGGAGATCCCATCTTGACCTATGGCAGCATTGTGCTCTATGTTTTCGGTGTTTTCCATTGCTCAACTGTGCTGTGTAGTCTTTGGGATTACGTGAAGGCTTTCTCCTTTTCAGGTACGTTGAGGAAGcacttttttattttagaTAATAAAACTCCGARATGCGGGATCTCAAATTAGRAAATAAGcttttttcgtcttttaCGTAAACCTTGATTGTTCTTTTCACTACTTGAAACATAGATCCTGGATCGTATATATCTGCCAAATAGTTCAAAAGCGGTGCAATTGATTGAAAAGgattataatattaatatacatatacatatacacaTATTTAGCTATATATACCGTCAAAATCatgtttttatattttttcgtTAAACTTCCCAATGTCTATGGGATTTTATTCGTAAAGGGGCAGTGCGATCTATTTGGCGACAGTGTAGATACCGTCCTTGGACAAGGCACTGGAGATGGCTGGTCTCAATCTGGTGGAGTACCATGGGACACCAGTGATCATTCTRGTGACTTGGTCTGGAGCAATACCGGTCAACATGGTGGTGAAGTCRCCGTAGTTGAAAACAGCTTCAGCAACTTCGACTGGGTATGTTTCRGTTGGGTGAGCGGCTTGGAACAGGTAGTATTGGGCCATGTGAGCTCTGATATCAGAGACGTAGACACCCAATTCAACCAAGTTGACTCTTTCGTCGGATTGRGCTAGGGTGGTGGTGGCRGCGGCGGCACCGGAAGCGATGGCGACGACACCAGCGGCGATAGAAGCTAATTTGACCATTgtagttgttttttgttggGTTGTTGTTTTAGTGGTGATATTAGCTTagtagaaaagaaagaatgaaggCATAGTCTCAAATGTAGCCCGTCAAGTCTGCCCTATTTATATGGCTTTCGCACTGTCCCATCCCACATCAATTGTCACTATGGAGATGCTTCTGCTCTTGAACGATGCGTCTTCACCAGATCTCGTACACGAAGGAACGCTTTCGTATGCTGTCGAAGGCAAGAATGTATCTTATTGGGAATGCACCTTAGATGAACCCTTTGATGCGCCCGAGCTGCAGTTGGACCCTCGTTCAGAGACCACCGTTTAGGCCTTGGCGCTAAACGGTTGCTAGGCGGAAACCGGAGCTTGGCCATTCCCAAATTAGAAACATGCAAGAGTTGCCATATGTGTTGGGAGTCGTATCCTGTCAGGTATACACTTCACGGCGTCTGTAGAGAGAATTGTGCAAGACACCTTGTCTTGAACGACACCAAGCCAGAATTCCGCCGGATAGCCAATTGCGTGTATGAGCTGACGGGGTGTGGTTGAATTCCCAGGTGCACGTACGAATGTAAAACCACCAGGAAAGCAGAACCGTCCAGTCAAGGCCCGTTCAGCATCGTCACTAGCGGGCATGTAATAACAAGTGCCATCCTCTCTGGCTTCATGGTTATAGTCgtcatttctattttcctACGCTAGTATTTTCAGTATGTAC is a genomic window containing:
- the CDC15 gene encoding serine/threonine protein kinase CDC15 encodes the protein MNSMADTDRVNLTPIQRASEKSVQYHLKQVIGRGSYGVVYKAINKHTDQVVAIKEIVYENDEELNDIXAEISLLKNLNNNNIVKYHGFIRKSYELYILLEYCANGSLRRLVSRSPTGLSENESKTYVTQTLWGLKYLHGEGVIHRDIKAANILLSADNTVKLADFGVSTIVNSSALTLAGTLNWMAPEILGNRGASTLSDIWSLGATVVELLTKNPPYHNLTDANIYYAVENDTYYPPTAFSESLKDFLSKCFIKNMYKRPTADQLLKHAWITSTENVKVDKLNKFKEDFSDDNYHWDSDFQEEKLDISPSKFXSAAAPAAWTENNQEMELVPQTEIHLLGQLKSPSKPLTDLHGLFSVCSLENIANTVIECLSRTTVTAHSITTFGSIFAYDTENNHSRLRLKFIAMGGIPSIIKFEHLVKYFVNDHPQTLIECGIMHPVNFASLKTPKCVLELVYRYYDLTSTAFWCCWCSQHLSLSLLLNNMHERRAQSIILKLSSYAPWSFEKILPSLINYRLKKKILSNPQTTYIVFKSINYMITTNDDKIHRSTAPSSSSLPLSSSPTKNTPLNSVPSPSRSPVHSLMATRPSSPTRHRSVSNFPHLTISSKSRLLIDLPEGFFTWLTSFFVDMLQIKDVSVWKYFIKLCYLTVHLNKTLLNDLLDNDAFFVFIQNIDTITTSDDGNKNSSFIWKQITAICVDISLDMDQMNLSLFSTAMGFIKRRNYTSISGLEIVLNCLHFTLRNASNEDTPTAITEGSQNCLLIKVKDNSAIELPIDQFVALFYELNDGDVNLSKLISIFTKICSLPGFETLAIDIILHPNFYDKIVLFFGTYFNSLLIQIDLLKFVKLIFTKSLLKMYDYTGLPDPIKQTKSTHHSKATIFKLRSILVQITEFLNRNWDKNHPKRNANQVGGDSVLICQLCEDIRSLSKKGSLQKVPSVTAAIGSSPTKDDHANPRSSRPNSDGYSAPSITSQT
- the ADE1 gene encoding phosphoribosylaminoimidazolesuccinocarboxamide synthase, which gives rise to MSITKTDLDGILPLVARGKVRDIYEVDAGTLLFVATDRISAYDVIMENSIPEKGILLTKLSEFWFKLLSNDVRNHLVDIAPGKTIFDYLPKQLSEPKYKTQLEGRSLLVHKHKLIPLEVIVRGYITGSAWKEYVKTGTVHSLKQPQGLKESQEFPEPIFTPSTKAEQGEHDENISPAQAAELVGEDLSHRVAELAVRLYSKCKEYAKEKGIIIADTKFEFGIDEETNEIILVDEVLTPDSSRFWNGASYKLGESQDSYDKQFLRDWLTANKLNGVNGVEMPQDIVDRTRAKYIEAYEALTGSKWAH
- the KIN3 gene encoding serine/threonine protein kinase KIN3, which encodes MHRRQFLQEYHSPQQQQQQQGNPPRSDYQVLEEIGRGSFGSVRKVIHIPTKKLLVRKDIKYGHMNSKERQQLIAECSILSQLKHENIVEFYNWDFDEQREVLYLYMEYCSRGDLSQMIKHYKQEHKYIPEKIVWGILAQLLSALYKCHYGIELPTLTTIYDRMKPPVKGKNIVIHRDLKPGNIFLSYDDSDNSLNEEVDGHGEVNNNYYRDRRVNSRKKGSAMDYSQVVVKLGDFGLAKSLETSIQFATTYVGTPYYMSPEVLMDQPYSPLSDIWSLGCVIFEMCSLHPPFQAKNYLELQTKIKNGKCETIPEYYSKGLNAIIHSMIEVNLRTRPSTFELLQDIQIRTARKSLQLERFERKLLDYENELTNIEKILEKQAMEYERELSQLKEQFTHAVEERAREVVNGKKIGKVPESINGYYGKKFTKPAYHWQTRYR